The following coding sequences are from one Lycium ferocissimum isolate CSIRO_LF1 chromosome 3, AGI_CSIRO_Lferr_CH_V1, whole genome shotgun sequence window:
- the LOC132048979 gene encoding uncharacterized protein LOC132048979: MICLVSPITGSRIGAFSLLARLFPSCCARRCSPVSSLQTPFMASSSQHSLKKYFTKVPKSSLASPSQPNQEANANHSEVALHSSQEFDLSTLNYDPGERTPILDYHPNHRDVIRRAYLQNGPCQPRLLQREDPQTNISGSMRRFNSEWPYIHQGGGEVFSTTGFKSWHKKSSLGGHIGLQNSVHNQSKKKCQDLLRQQQSVEFALGRQFNQFKHAYWVRLSASVDVVRLLVTQGFAFRGHDESKSSLSRVDESFDVSRKEKMAIVLRYIDRKGFVMERLIDIVHVQDTSALSLKRAIVNLLAQHSLSLSHVRGQCYDGASNMQGEINGLKMLIRQESRSAHSIHCFAHQLQLTLVAVSKKCIEVGKLVVLVSNILNVLGSSFERMDEFRDSQKERIQEALDMGELTTGRGLNQELDLSRACDTRWGSHYKSFKKFILMYGSIVNVLESLVHDARLMDERAKAMGYLDACRTYEVAFMLHLMSEVLAITNELNKCLQKKEQDLANAMLLLEVAKKRLQAYRDEEWDSLIAKVSLFCIKHDILVPNFKDPYVSSLRSRRRLGDNTESYIIIVLKCFAILLIGNCHCLELKDRFGK; encoded by the exons ATGATTTGCCTGGTTTCACCAATCACTGGATCAAGGATTGGAGCATTTTCATTGCTAGCTAGGTTGTTTcccag CTGTTGCGCTCGTCGCTGCTCTCCAGTCTCCAGTCTCCAGACTCCATTCATGGCTTCCTCG TCTCAACATTCACTGAAGAAGTATTTTACCAAAGTACCAAAATCAAGTTTAGCGTCTCCTAGTCAACCTAACCAAGAAGCAAATGCCAACCATTCAGAAGTAGCGTTACATTCTTCTCAAGAATTTGATTTGAGTACTTTAAACTATGATCCGGGTGAAAGAACCCCAATTTTGGACTATCATCCAAATCATCGTGATGTTATTAGAAGAGCATACCTTCAGAATGGCCCTTGTCAACCTCGGTTGCTTCAGCGTGAGGATCCTCAAACGAATATTTCTGGATCAATGCGTCGTTTTAATTCCGAATG GCCATACATTCATCAAGGTGGAGGTGAAGTGTTTTCAACTACTGGGTTTAAGAGTTGGCACAAAAAGAGTAGTCTTGGGGGACATATTGGTCTACAGAACAGCGTACATAATCAATCAAAAAAGAAATGTCAAGATTTATTGCGACAACAACAGTCTGTTGAATTTGCACTTGGGAGACAATTTAATCAATTTAAACATGCATATTGGGTTCGCTTAAGTGCTTCAGTTGATGTAGTAAGGCTTCTTGTAACTCAAGGATTTGCATTTCGAGGTCACGATGAATCTAAATCATCACTTAGTAGGG TTGATGAGTCTTTTGATGTGTCACGCAAGGAGAAAATGGCTATTGTCTTACGATATATTGATAGAAAAGGATTTGTGATGGAGCGACTTATTGACATTGTTCATGTTCAAGATACTAGTGCTTTATCTTTAAAGAGGGCGATCGTTAATTTACTTGCTCAACATTCCTTGAGTCTATCACATGTACGTGGACAATGTTATGATGGGGCAAGCAATATGCAAGGTGAGATCAATGGCCTTAAAATGTTGATTAGGCAAGAAAGTAGATCGGCTCATTCCATTCATTGTTTTGCTCATCAACTTCAACTAACTCTTGTTGCGGTCTCTAAAAAATGTATTGAAGTGGGAAAACTTGTGGTATTggtttcaaatattttgaatGTGTTGGGATCTTCTTTTGAGCGTATGGATGAATTTCGAGATtctcaaaaagaaagaattcaaGAGGCATTAGATATGGGTGAGCTTACAACCGGTAGGGGCTTGAATCAAGAACTTGATCTTTCAAGAGCCTGTGATACTCGTTGGGGATCTCATtataaatcttttaaaaaatttattcttaTGTATGGCTCTATTGTTAATGTTCTTGAATCACTTGTTCATGATGCACGATTAATGGATGAAAGAGCCAAGGCAATGGGATATCTCGACGCTTGTCGAACATATGAGGTTGCGTTCATGTTGCATTTGATGAGTGAGGTTTTAGCAATCACAAATGAGCTTAACAAATGCTTACAAAAAAAGGAGCAAGATTTGGCGAATGCCATGCTACTTCTTGAAGTAGCAAAAAAAAGGTTGCAAGCGTATAGGGATGAGGAATGGGATTCTCTCATTGCTAAGGTATCTTTATTTTGTATCAAGCATGACATTTTGGTACCTAACTT